The Roseimicrobium gellanilyticum DNA segment GGCGTGGAAAAGTCACTCGCAGTGGGAGACTTCGTCTGGGCTTTGTTGAGTTCCACCGAATGGTTTGTAAACCACTGAGCGATGAATGCTTCCCTCACACTTCTGGTTCTGTGGTTGATGATAAGTCCACTCGCGCGGGGCAGTGAGGCTTTGGTGGTCGGTGGGCTGTCACCTGACCAAACAATGAAGGTGATGATCCGTGCCACCGGCGATTTGCCGGCTGGCGAAATTCGGGCAGCGGACAAAAAGGAGCCTCTCTTCGAATTCGATGCCGGTGGGTACGCTTCTTTTGAGGCTGCCAAGGACAAAGCGTCCACGGCCGCACTGTGGCGTCCTGACAGCCGCGCCGTCGCCGTGATGACCAGGACGACGAAGCGCTCGACGGACGTGAAATTGTTCACCATCGCCGGATCGAAAGTCACCAAAGTTCAGATGCCGGATTTCTTTGCGGGCATCCTCAAGGACTTCGGTGTTACCGAGGTGTGGCGCTGTGCTTTTGAGCGCCCGCTGCGCTGGCTGGAGAATGGCGATCTGGTACTGCATGTTTCCGGTGACTGTGTCATCAACTCAGGACCGCAGGAGGAGAGGACAAAGTGGTTCGAATACGAAATCACCGTCTCCCCGGCTTCCGGAAAGATTGTCGATTCGAAGCAAACATTGGTTCGCTTGAAAAACGGATAAGAAGCCCGCTCCACCATCATGTCCTCACACCCACTTTGCACACCTCGTGACCACGCGTTCTCGCGGCGCGCCTTCCTGGGCACGGCGATGGGAGCGCTGGGTGGCCTGGCTTCACCCATCTTTGCTGCGGCCATGCGGCAGAAGGAGAAGCAGGTGCTTTTTGTGTGGCTGGATGGCGGCATCAGTCAGTTGGAGAGCTGGGACCCGAAGCCCTGTACAGAGTTCGGCGGTCCCTTCCGCACGATTCCCACTTCCGTGCCGGGCATTCACTTCAGCGAGCTCATGCCCCGCACCGCGAAACAGATGCACCGCCTGTGTGTGGTGCGCAGCATGTGCACGAAGGACAATGCCCACTCCTCCGGCGTGGAGCGCATCCAACGCGGCGACCCGGCGAATCGCGGCGTGGCCTATCCCTACTTTGGCAGTGGTGTGGCGAAGCTCATGGGACCCACGTCTACGAAGCTGCCTCCCTACGTGTGGATCAAGCCGGGGAGTGGTGGCTTCAAGCCAGAAGACGCCGGCTTCCTCGGCCCGAAGTATGGGGCGCTCGCCTTCGGCGATGGCAAGCCTCCCGAGAATCTCCTGCGTCATGCGGCCATCTCGGAAGATCAGGACATCGCTCGCAACGAACTGCGTAACCAGCTGGATCGGAAATACGCCGCGCGACGTGCGCCCCGCAGTGTGGAGGCGAATGCCAGCGTCTTTGACATGGCGACGGAGCTCATGAAGCGCGCGGATATCTTCGATACCTCCAAGCTGCCTGCGCGTGATGTGGAGCGG contains these protein-coding regions:
- a CDS encoding DUF1501 domain-containing protein; this encodes MSSHPLCTPRDHAFSRRAFLGTAMGALGGLASPIFAAAMRQKEKQVLFVWLDGGISQLESWDPKPCTEFGGPFRTIPTSVPGIHFSELMPRTAKQMHRLCVVRSMCTKDNAHSSGVERIQRGDPANRGVAYPYFGSGVAKLMGPTSTKLPPYVWIKPGSGGFKPEDAGFLGPKYGALAFGDGKPPENLLRHAAISEDQDIARNELRNQLDRKYAARRAPRSVEANASVFDMATELMKRADIFDTSKLPARDVERYGRHDFGQHMLVARRMLESGVRFVKVTSYGWDTHGDNFNAHAGMVPKFDQAFGAMLEDLAATGLLDHVLVICLSEFGRTPRINGHVGRDHWPEAWSLAMSGCGIQKGAVIGETNDKGTFVKSQGQDIGALVHTWYRALGIDSQRVEFDNAGQPLPIAHGEMVAIKEALL